In the Bacillus sp. FJAT-42376 genome, GGGAGAGTTTATGAATGAAGCAGTGCCGGCCGGTGAAGGCGCTATGGCAGCCATTATGGGAATGGAAGCCCCGACATTACGGGAGATTGCCCAAACGGTAACAGAGGAAGGCCACTCGGTCCAGCTGGCGAACTTAAACTGCCCGGGGCAAATCGTCATTTCCGGAACCGCTAAGGGAGTTGAGCTTGCGTCTGCGAAAGCGAAAGAAGCCGGTGCAAAGAGAGCGATCCCACTTGATGTGAGCGGGCCATTCCACTCTGAATTAATGAAGCCTGCAGCCAATCAGCTGAAATCGGTTTTGGACAATATGGAATTAAAGGATGCTTCGATTCCGGTGATCGCGAATGTGACGGCACAGCCTGAAAAGGAAGGCGGCCGCATTCAGGAATTGCTCATCCAGCAGCTTTATTCTCCTGTCCGCTGGGAGGAATCCGTCAAAACCATGATTGAAAACGGAGTGGACACGTTCGTTGAAATCGGTTCAGGTAAAGTACTTTCAGGACTGATCAAAAAAATTGACCGCAATGTAAAGACGCTTTCCGTATCGGATATGGCGACACTTCAGGCGGCAGTTGAAGCGCTTAAGGAGGAGTCATGATGCTATTACAAGGCAAAACAGCGATCGTAACAGGAGCATCAAGAGGAATCGGCCGCGCGATTGCATTGGATCTTGCCAAAAACGGGGCGAACGTCGCCGTTAATTTTGCAGGCAATGAACAAATGGCGAAAGAAACAGCCGATGAGATTACGGCAATGGGCAGAGAAGCGATCACCATTAAGGCGGATGTGTCTGATGCTGAAGCGGTCAAGGATATGGTAAAACAAGTCACAGACCGATTTGGCACACTCGATATTCTTGTCAACAACGCTGGGATCACTAGAGATAACCTGCTGATGAGAATGAAAGAAGATGAGTGGGATGATGTAGTGAATACGAACCTGAAGGGCGTATTTATTTGCACCAAAGCGGTCACAAGGCAAATGATGAAGCAAAGAAACGGCCGGATCATTAACATTACCTCCGTTGTCGGTGAGATTGGCAATCCGGGCCAGGCTAACTATGTAGCGGCCAAAGCGGGTGTGATCGGATTAACGAAAACATCCGCCAGGGAACTCGCGGCCAGGAATATAACCGTAAATGCTGTTGCCCCAGGGTTTATCACAACGGATATGACGGATAAACTGACGGACGAAATAAAAGAAGAAATGCTGAAGCAGATTCCGCTTGCCAAGTTTGGAGAAGGTCAGGATATAGCCAATCTCGTCACTTTTTTGGCCAGTGAAAACAGTGCATACATGACCGGGCAGACGCTTCACGTAAATGGCGGAATGTTCATGTAGAACATTTGCAAAATCAATCTGGTGTTTTCCGTTCAGATTGACTATAATACTTGAGGGGAGGTGAATGTAATGGCAGACGTTTTAGATCGCGTAACAAAGATCATCGTTGACCGCCTTGGAGTCGATGCTTCCGAAGTAAAGATGGAGTCCTCTTTTAAAGATGACCTCGGAGCTGATTCCCTGGATGTAGTTGAGCTTGTAATGGAACTTGAAGATGAGTTCGATATGGAGATTTCTGATGAAGATGCAGAGAAAATCGCTACAGTGGGTGACGCTGTTAACTACATACAGAGCCAACAGTAAAGTATGTTGAAGTCCCGCTATGAATGCGGGGCTTTCTCCCTTTTATACGAGGAGGAAGCGCCCCAATTGTTTTGGTAATGATGGAGGTAGTTATGCAAAAGCATACGCATTATAAAGAGAGAAGGAATTTCGCCAAAAAAGCGGAAGAATTTAAGCAATTCCAGGAAAGTGTCGGACAGACCTTTACCAATGAAAAACTTCTGTATCAGGCTTTCACCCATTCATCGTATGTGAATGAGCATCGAAAAAAACCTTATGAAGACAATGAGCGCCTTGAATTTTTAGGGGATGCCGTTCTTGAATTGACCGTCTCCCATTTTCTTTACAACAAATACCCGACGATGACAGAGGGAGATTTAACAAAACTGCGTGCAGCCATTGTATGCGAACCATCTCTCGTGTCATTCGCCAACGATCTGTCTTTCGGCAGTCTGATTCTTCTCGGAAAAGGGGAAGAAATGACAGGCGGCCGTGCGAGACCTGCACTCCTTGCTGATGTTTTTGAAGCATTTATCGGGGCGCTTTATTTGGATAAAGGGCTGGACCCGGTAGTCGATTTTCTGAAGAAATATGTTTTTCCTAAGGTGAACGAAGGTGCTTTTTCTCATGTGATGGATTTTAAAAGCCAGCTTCAGGAGCTGGTGCAAAGAGATGGCAGAGGGCCACTGGAATATAAAATACTTTCAGAAAAAGGACCTGCCCACAGCAGAGAATTTGAAGCTGTTGTATCTCTTGAGGGAGCAGTACTGGGTACAGGAAATGGCCGCTCCAAAAAAGAAGCCGAGCAGCACGCTGCCCAGGAAGCACTCTCCAAAATGCAAACGAACTCTAAATAATCGGGCTGACCCCGCTTGACAGACTCCGCCTGCCGGCAAGATGGAAGCAGGAACGGAACTTGGACAGCAGGGCGGTCTTTTTTTGTAGACCCGTACGGGGTTTTAAAATCAGCTTTTCTTATAAAAGGATTGTGTTAAAATATGTTTGAATTTAATGATGGTAAGGGGGATCTAATATGTTCCTCAAACGATTGGACATAGCAGGATTTAAATCCTTCGCAGATCGGGCAAGTGTCGATTTTGTCAAGGGAGTAACAGCTGTAGTAGGACCAAACGGAAGCGGAAAAAGCAACATTACGGATGCCGTTAGATGGGTACTCGGAGAACAATCCGCCAAATCGCTGCGCGGCGGCAAAATGGAAGACATCATCTTTGCCGGAAGCGACTCCAGGAGAGGGGTAAATCTTGCAGAAGTCACGCTGACTCTTGATAACGAAGATCATTTTCTTCCGATTGATTATCATGAAGTAAGCATTACAAGAAAAGTCTTCCGCTCAGGCGAAAGTGAATATTACATTAACAAACAGTCCTGCCGCCTGAAAGATATCGTGGATTTATTTATGGACTCCGGCCTTGGGAAAGAAGCATTCTCCATCATCAGCCAAGGGAAAGTAGAAGAAATCCTGAGCAGCAAAGCGGAAGAACGCCGAAGCATTTTTGAAGAGGCGGCCGGTGTTTTAAAATACAAAACGAGAAAAAAGAAAGCGGAACACAAATTAACCGAAACCCAGGATAACCTGAACCGTGTCCAGGATATCCTATATGAACTTGAGGGACAAGTAGAGCCTTTGAAGGTACAGGCTTCGATTGCGAAGGATTATCTGGAAAAAAAAGAGGAGCTTGAGCAGATTGAAGTTGCCCTCACCGTTCATGATATTGAAGAGCTCCATAAAAAATGGTCCAGTCTGACTTCTTCCGCAGAAAAAGGCCAGGAAAAAGAAGCGGAGCTTGCCCAATCCGTTCAGGCGCAGGAACTGGCGATCAAAGAATCCCGGACGAGGATAGCCGGCCTTGATGAGACCATTGACCGTCTTCAGCAGCTTCTTCTTCAAACAAGCGAGGAGCTTGAAAAGCTGGAGGGGAAGAAAGAGGTTTTAAAAGAAAGAAGGAAAAACGCACAGGCAAACCGCGGGCAGCTAGAACAGCTTATTCAGGAACTAACCGTTAAAATTGACGTCTTAAAGAAAGATCTTCAAGCAGAAGAAGAAAAGGTTGTCACGCTTTCAGCCGAAATGAAAGAAGCGAAGCAGCTAGTAAAAGAAAAGCAAATGCTGCTGGAAGCCATGAACGGAAATATAGACCATGATATCGAACTCTTAAAAAGTGAGTACTTTGAAGTGGTAAATCAGCAGACTTCAGCTAAGAATGAATCTGCCTACATAATGGAGCAGCAGCGGCAGCAGTCTGTAAAAAATGAAAGGGTATCGGACAGCAACAGCAAATATCTGCAGGAACGGCAAATTCTCTCTGAAAAGAAAGAGAAACTTCAGGAGGAGCTTTCTGTCCTTGAAGCGAAAATGGACGGGCAGATTGGCGCTTTCCGCGACGCACAGAAAAAGCTTGAATCGGATAAAGAAACTTATGCCAAGAAAGAATCAGCTCTGTATAAAGCCTATCAGTTTCTTCAGCAGACCCGGACCCGCAAGGAAATGCTCGAATCGATGCAGGAAGATTATTCCGGCTTCTTTCAGGGTGTTAAAGAAATATTAAAAGCACGTGACAGGTTCCCCGGCATTCACGGCGCCATAGCTGAACTGATAAAGACAAAAAAGGAATATGAAACGGCGATGGAGATCGCTCTCGGGGCAGCTTCCCAGCATATTGTGACCGATGATGAGCAAACAGCAAGAACAGCGATCGGCTTTTTAAAAAAGAATTCCTACGGCCGCGCTACCTTTTTGCCGTTATCCATTATGAAAAGCAGAAAAATAGGGAATGCCGACAAAATGAAACTGATGGAACAGCCGTCATTTCTAGGCATTGCATCGGAGCTTGCGGAATATGACAGCCGCTATTCTTCCGTAATCGAAAACCTGCTTGGCGCCGTTGTTGTGGCCCGTGATCTGAAAGGGGCAAATGAACTGTCAAGACTCCTCCAGTTCCGCTACCGGATTGTGACTCTGGAAGGGGATGTGGTCAATCCCGGAGGATCGATGACAGGAGGAGCTGTAAAGCAAAAAACCGGATCTCTTTTGAGCCGCAACAGAGAGATGGAAGCCATTACCGGACAGCTTAAAGAAATGGAAGCAAAAACCGGTCAGCTTGAACAGCAGGTAAAAGAGATGAAGCTTGCCATCCAGGAGCAGGAAAAGCTTGCAGAAAGCCTCAGACGCGAAGGGGATGAGCTTCGGACCAGCTTGAATACCGTTCAGCAGGCAGTCAAAGAAGCCGAGTGGGAAGTGAAAAATGTAAATGATCACTTGACCATTTATGACGCCGAAAAAGAATCCTTTGACCAGGAGCAGCAGAGAAATGAGACCCGGTTAAAGGAATTGAATACGGTGATGGAAAAAGCCGGTGCAAAACTCGAAGAAATGGATAAAGAAATCAGCAGGCTTTCCGCGTTGAAAAACTCCCAGGCGGAATCGAAAGCTTCCCTTCAGCAGGAATTGACGGATCTGAAAATTATCCTGGCCGGAAAACAGCAGTCATTTGAAAACGTAGCCGAAAAAGCAGGCCGTTTAAAAGAGGAGCTTGAGGGAAGCACAGGAAGACTTCAGGAAGCAACGGAAGATCTATCGCTATTGACGACTGAAGTGACTTCCAATACGAGCGGAGAGCAAACCTTATCAAGCGCTTCTGCTGAAAAATTGAACGAGAAAAATAAGACCATTGAAATGATTGCGGAGAAAAGAACCGAACGCTCCGATCTTCAGCAGGCACTTGAGAAAATGGAGCTTGATTTAAAAGAGAGCTCCCGCCTTTATAAACAGATGGCAGACTGGCTGAAAGATGAAGAACTGAAGATTACCCGCCTAGGTATTGAGCTGGATACGAAGCTCAACCATTTAAGGGAGGAATATCTGCTTACGTTTGAACGGGCGAAAGAAAGGTACGAATTAACGCTTGAGCCCGAAGAAGCGAGGAGGAAAGTCCGCCTCATTAAGAGGGGGATTGATGAACTCGGAACGGTTAATCTCGGAGCGATTGATGAACATGAAAGAGTTTCAGAACGCTATCAGTTCCTGCATGACCAGAGAGAAGACCTTCTTGAGGCGAAAGACACGCTTCATCAGGTGATTGACGAAATGGATGAAGAGATGAAAAGGAGATTTTCCACTACTTTTGATCAAATCCGCGCCCATTTTGAAACCGTCTTCCAGGCCTTGTTCGGAGGAGGAAGGGCGGAATTGAGGCTTTCCAATCCGGAAGATCTTCTGAACACCGGCGTGGATATCGTCGCCCAGCCGCCAGGTAAAAAACTGCAGCATTTAAGCCTCTTGTCAGGAGGGGAAAGGGCATTGACGGCCATTGCCCTGCTATTCTCGATCCTGAAAGTAAGACCGGTGCCTTTCTGCATTCTTGATGAGGTAGAAGCTGCACTCGACGAAGCCAATGTTTTCCGTTTTGCCCAATACTTAAAAAAATTCAGTGAGCAAACTCAATTCATTGTCATTACACACCGAAAAGGTACGATGGAAGAATGCGATGTTCTATACGGTGTTACGATGCAGGAATCCGGAGTATCCAAGCTTGTATCGGTAAGACTGGATGACACAAAGGAATTTGCCGCTGTAAAGTGAAAGGATGATAGACAATGAGTTTCTTTAAAAAGCTGAAAGAGAGCATCACGAAGCAGTCTGATACCGTATCAAATAAATTTAAAGATGGTCTAACTAAAACCCGTTCCAATTTCTCAAACAGAGTCAATGAACTTGTTTCCCGATTCCGAAAAGTGGACGAAGAATTTTTTGAAGAATTGGAAGAGATTCTGATTGGTGCAGACGTGGGTGTGGCAACGGTCATGGATTTGATTGATGAGCTGAAGTCCGAAGTCAAGCGCCGCAACATACAGGATCCGCTGGAAGTCAGAGACGTGATCTCAGAGAAGCTTGTTGACATTTATGATCATGGCAAAGAATCCAGTTCCGAGCTTAATCTGAAGGACGGCCAGCTGAATGTCATTTTAGTAGTCGGTGTGAACGGAGTGGGAAAAACAACCACCATCGGAAAACTCGCCAATAAATTCAAAAACGAAGGAAAGACAGTTGTTCTGGCTGCGGGAGATACATTCCGTGCCGGTGCCATCGAACAGCTTGAGGTGTGGGGACAGCGGACAGGCACAGCCGTTATTAAGCAATCGGAAGGGTCAGACCCTGCTGCGGTTATGTTTGATGCGGTCCAGGCAGCAAAAGCGCGGAAGGCAGATGTACTAATCTGTGACACAGCCGGCCGGCTTCAAAACAAAGTTAACCTCATGAACGAGCTTGAAAAAGTAAAACGCGTCATTGAACGGGAGATTCCGGGAGCTCCCCATGAAGTACTTCTGGTCCTCGATGCAACCACTGGCCAAAATGCAATGAGCCAGGCAAAGCAATTTTCCCAATCCACAAATGTTACCGGGATTGTCCTGACAAAACTGGATGGAACCGCTAAAGGCGGAATTGTTCTGGCGATCCGAAACGAACTGGAAATTCCGGTGAAGTTCGTCGGATTAGGCGAAAAAATTGATGACCTCCAGGAATTTAATGCCCAGCAATATGTTTATGGACTATTTGCAGATTTAGTAGAAGAAGCGTAAGAGAAAAAAGCCTGGTATCCAGGCTTTTTTTCATGGGAATGGGAATCGGCAGTATTCGGAGTACACATTCACAGCGAATCAGCGTTCAAGAAAATAAAAATGAGGATAAATGTTATCAATTACAAAGAATCTTGCATCCTGGCTATGGCCATGAGGCTGGATTTATGGGGAATTGCTGACATGCGGCTCATAATTGCTGACTTTTTTTGGGGAATTGCTGACTTCTAGGTGATAATTGCTGACTTTGTTTGGAGAATTGCGGACTTTCTGTAGGGAATTGCTGACTTTTAAATAATAATTGCTGACTTTGCTTTAGGTTGGTACTTTGAGTCTCTCGGTCGGGAACTTCAATGTCCCATTCGGCATGAGCAAACGCCGTATGGAACTTAGTTTATGTGTCTAGCTCCGGGGCGGCTAGCCGTTCGGCCGCTTCGCTGGCCCTGTCAAAGTCAAAGAGCGACTTTGTCAGTTCCAGCTCCACCGTCTCTCACGGCTGGGCAAGCCGCCTGCGCTTTTCTAAGTGTCTAGCTTCGGCGGCTAGCCTCTCGAGGTCATAAGCCCCTTCTCCTGCGGAAGGAAAAACCACCTTCCTCCGGCGAAGGGTCTTATGCTTGTCGAGGCTGAGCAAGCCGCCTTCGCTTTTCTTGGTGTGTCTAGCTCCGGGCGCTATGCCTCAGGGGCATTTCACCCCCTCGGTCGAGGCAAAGAGCGCCTCTCGGTCGGGGGCTCCAATGTCTCTCAGCGCTAAACAAGCGCCGCATCGAACTTAGTTTCTGTGTCTAGCTCCGGCGGCTAGCCGTTCGGCTGCTTCGCTATCTCGGGCCCGCACGATGCGGGTCAGTTCTGCGTTGCGGCAGGACGCCGCGCTCTTAGCAGAACTTCCTTTAAAAAAGCGCCTCTCGGTCGAGAGCTCCATCAGCTCTCACGGCTGAGCAAGCCGCCTTATCGAACTTAGTTTTTTTGTCTAGCTCCGGCGGCTAGCCGTTCGGCTGCTTCGCTCTCTCGGTCGAGGCAAAGAGCGCCTCTCGGTCGAGAGCTCCATCAGCTCTCACGGCTGAGCAAGCCGCCTTCGCTTTTCTAGTCAAGATAAAAACTTGACATGCTTTCCCAAACTCGGTACACTGTAATTGTTGTAAAGGCATTTCACTTAACAAAAGGGGAGAGAGCCGTGATTTTAGAGAAAACGACGCGGATGAATTACCTCTTTGATTTTTATCAGTCACTGCTTACATCGAAGCAGAAGAGCTATATGTCTCTTTATTATCTCGATGATTATTCCCTCGGTGAAATTGCCGAAGAGTACAGCGTCAGCAGACAGGCCGTTTATGATAATATTAAACGGACCGAAACGATGCTTGAGCAATACGAAGAAAAGCTGCTGCTACTTCATAAGTTTCAGAAGCGCAATGCAATTTTGAAACAGCTTAAGGAACTTGCGTCTGAAACGGATCGCGAAGGACAGCTGCTGGATCTCATTGAAGCGCTGGATAATTTGGAATAAGGAGGCGGTGCAGATGGCTTTCGAAGGATTGGCCGACCGGCTTCAGCAGACGATAACGAAGATTCGCGGCAAAGGGAAAGTTTCCGAGGCCGATGTAAAAGAAATGATGCGGGAAGTCCGTCTTGCTCTGCTTGAAGCGGATGTTAACTTTAAAGTTGTTAAAGACTTTGTCAAACGTGTGAGCGAGCGCGCTGTCGGCCAGGAGGTCATGCAGAGTCTCACTCCCGGACAGCAGGTCATTAAGGTCGTTAAGGAAGAATTAACGGCATTAATGGGCGGAGAGCAAAGCAAGATTGCAGTTGCGAAGAAGCCGCCGACGGTCATTATGATGGTCGGGCTCCAAGGGGCAGGTAAGACGACGACGACAGGGAAACTTGCGAATCTTCTCAGGAAGAAACAAAACCGCAAACCTCTTCTGGTTGCTGCAGATATCTACCGGCCAGCTGCGATTAAACAGCTGGAGACCCTTGGAAAACAGCTGAATATGGACGTTTTCTCACTTGGTGATCAGGTAAGCCCTGTTGAAATTGCGAAGCAGGCGATTGCCCATGCCAAGCAGGAGCACCATGACTATGTGCTGATTGATACAGCAGGCCGTCTTCATGTGGATGAAAATCTGATGGATGAGCTGTCACAAGTGAAAGAACTGGCAAATCCGGATGAAATTTTCCTTGTCGTGGATGCCATGACCGGACAGGATGCAGTGAATGTAGCCCAGAGCTTTAATGAACGGCTCGGACTTACGGGCGTCGTGCTGACAAAGCTTGACGGAGATACCCGTGGCGGGGCTGCCCTTTCTATTCGTGCCGTAACCGACACGCCGATTAAATTTGTGGGTCTCGGTGAAAAGCTCGATGCGATTGAGGCGTTCCACCCTGAACGGATGGCATCAAGGATTCTTGGGATGGGGGATGTTCTCACCCTGATTGAAAAAGCTCAGGCGAATGTCGATGAAAATAAGGCAAAAGAGCTTGAGCAGAAAATGAGAACAGCGAGCTTTACGTTTGATGATTTCCTTGAACAGCTTGGCCAGGTCCGCAGCATGGGACCGCTGGATGAACTGCTCGGAATGATTCCCGGCGCCGGAAAGATGAAGGGGCTGAAGAACGTTCAGGTCGATGAGAAGCAAATTGGTCATGTGGAAGCGATTATCAAATCCATGACCAAGGAAGAAAAACAGCATCCGGAAGTCATCAATGCCGGACGCAGAAAGCGGATCGCCAAGGGCAGCGGTACGTCCGTTCCGGAGGTAAACCGTCTTCTTAAGCAATTTGAAGATATGAAAAAGATGATGAAGCAGATGACCAGCATGTCAAAAGGCAAGAGAAAAGGCGGCATGAAGTTTCCATTCATGTAAATTTCAGGTCTGTTAAGAAAAAACACTTTACAAACCAATGCAACATTGATAATATACTATCTTGTGAACTATTTTCGGAGGTGCTTTAATAATGGCAGTAAAAATTCGTTTGAAACGCATGGGAGCAAAAAAATCTCCTTTTTATCGTATTGTAGTGGCAGATTCCCGTTCTCCTCGTGATGGACGTTTCATTGAAACAGTAGGAACTTACAATCCTGTAGCTCAGCCTGCAGAAGTGAAAATTGATGAAGCTTTGGCTCTTCAATGGATGCAAAACGGTGCAAAACCATCTGACACAGTTCGTAACCTGTTCTCAGCTCAAGGAATCATGGAAAAATTCCATAATTCCAAACTGAACAAGTAAGATGAATCAGATGATCGGGTTAATCGAAACAATTGTTAAGCCGCTAGTGGATGAGCCCGATATGGTTTCGGTGGAAGAAAATGTTCAGAGCCGGGTCATTGTGTACCGTCTCACCGTCAGCCGGAACGATGTCGGAAAGGTCATCGGCAAGCAGGGCAGAATTGCAAGAGCCGTTCGTTCCGTTGTCTACGCAGCGGGGACACGCTCCTCTAAACGAATTCAGCTTGAAATTAACGATTAACTTGAAGAGACGGGGACTTAAGCCCCCGTCTTTTTTTTATGCCGTTCACTCTTTTTCCTATCTTCCTTATTTATTGGGAATAATGATAAAATAGACAGAGTGTGTTGTGAAGGGTGGATGGCGCGTGAAGATCATGCAGACGGTACATGTTATGCAGGTTCTGACTGAGAAGAGCAAGAACAAGCTTTTAGAGGGGTTTAACTCCAGCAGAGAGCAGCTTCACAGAGAATGCGATCAGCTCTATTTTCAGCTGAAAAAACTTGAGAAAACAAACATTAGCACTGAAATGAGGCAGCAATATAAAAAAGAAATTGAAAAGCGGAAAGACAAAATGAAGATGGTCGATTTTCAAATTGAGCAGCTTCATACACTTCCGCTTGGAAGCGAGCTGAAAGAAGAAGAGGTCCAGGCTCTTGTTGAGGTTGAGGTAGGGGATACCTGGCAAAGCCCGCTTTCCGAAAAACGCATCATTGTAAAAGATGGAATGATTATTGAAATATGCTGAGGTGACAGAATGGAAACAAAATGGTTCAACGTAGGAAAAATAGTGAACACCCATGGAATCCGCGGTGAAGTGAGAGTCGTGTCAGTCACAGACTTTCCGGAAGAGCGCTATCAGGCCGGCAAGAAGATTTTTATTTTCGGCGAAAAAGACACCGCCCCTAAGGAAGTCGTTGAGATTGAAAGCCACCGTAAACACAAAAATTTTGACCTGCTGACTTTTAAAGGTTATCCGAACATCAATGACGTGGAGCCGTTTAAAGGAATGGTCATCCGGATTCCTGAATCTGAGCTGACAGAGCTTGATGAGCATGAATTTTATTTTCATGAAATCATCGGATGCACCGTTTTTACGGATGACGGAAAAGAAATCGGCAAGGTCAGGGAAATTCTTACCCCCGGTGCAAATGATGTGTGGGTAATAAAGAGACCCCGCCGGAAAGATGCACTTATTCCATACATTAAAGAGGTCGTAAAGGAAATTGACCCTACTAATAAGAAAATTGTGATCACGCCTATGGAAGGGCTGATTGACGATGAGGATTGATTTTCTTTCCCTTTTCCCGGAAATGTTTGAAGGGGTCCTGCATCATTCCATTATGAAAAAGGCTCAGGAAAAAAATGCTGTAACCTTTAATGTGGTCAATTTCAGGGAGTATGCCGATAACAAGCATCAGACGGTGGATGACTATCCATATGGGGGAGGAGCGGGCATGGTACTGAAGCCTCAGCCTATTTTTGATGCTGTTCAGGCGATTCAGGAGTCATCGGATGCGGAACCAAGAGTCATTCTTGTCTGTCCGCAGGGAGAACGGTTTACCCAAACCAAAGCAGAAGAACTGGCTGGAGCCGATCATCTCGTATTCATCTGCGGTCATTACGAAGGGTACGATGAGAGGATCAGGGAGCACCTTGTAACGGATGAAATCTCAATCGGGGACTTTGTCCTTACCGGAGGCGAACTCCCCTCGATGACGATTGCAGACAGCGTTGTCCGCCTCCTTCCCGGGGTTCTTGGAAATGAAGATTCTCCTGTGCTTGATTCTTTCAGCTCCGGCCTGCTGGAGCATCCGCATTATACACGCCCCGCTGACTTCAGGGGGATGAAGGTACCGGATACACTGATTTCCGGGAACCATAAGCTGATAGAAGAATGGAGGGAAGAAGAGTCTCTGAGAAGGACACTTGAACGCAGACCCGACTTGCTTGAATGCTATAACTTTACGGACAGGCAGAAAAAAGTTTTGGAAAAGCTCAAAAAGCGTTAAATACCAGTTGCAAAAGCCAAAATGAATATGGTAAGATATCTCTTGTGGTTTGCAGAGATTCATTGAATAGCTGCAGATCTTATTAAGATGTTCCGCTGCAATGCATAAGATTGGAATGAGCATCTGTTGGAAGGAGTTGAATACGATGCAAAAACTAATTGAAGAAATCACAAAAGAACAGCTTAAAACTGATCTTCCTGCGTTCCGTCCTGGTGACACTGTGCGTGTACACGTTAAGGTTGTTGAGGGAACTCGTGAACGTATCCAGCTTTTTGAAGGTGTTGTGATTAAGCGTCGTGGTGGTGGAATCAGCGAAACATTCACAGTCCGTAAAGTTTCTTACGGTGTTGGTGTTGAGCGTACATTCCCTGTACACACGCCTAAAATCGCTAATCTTGAAATCGTCCGCCGCGGTAAAGTACGCCGTGCGAAGCTTTACTACTTGCGTGAATTGCGTGGTAAGAAAGCACGTATTAAAGAAATCCGATAAATTAGAGAAAGAGCTTGTTAAAGCAACAAGCTCTTTTTTTATGAAATGATAATGCTCTCTTCCGATCTTCCCTATGTAAAAGGCAGTCCTTCAACTCACTGAAATCCCTCAAATGTTCAAATCAACCTGACAGGTTTTAACTTGCTGAAACAGTGTAAAAATAGAATTAGCTGAAGATTGGGATGGTGAGATGATTGAAGAAAGAAAGAAAAGAGCTGTTTGAATGGCTCAAAGCGATTGGGCTGGCCATTGCCATTGCCTTTATCATTCGCCATTTTCTCTTTTCAACGGTTGTCGTCGATGGAGAATCCATGCTGCCGACACTTAATCCTTTTGACCGGATGGTCGTAAACAAAGCGGGTTTTTCCATTTCAGGCCCAAAGCGCTTTGAAATTGTTGTTTTTCATGCCTCTAAAGATGAGGATTATATAAAGAGGATTATCGGACTTCCCGGGGAAACGGTTGAATATAAGTATGACCAGCTCTACATAAACGGTAAGCCCGTTAGTGAACCTTACTTAAAAAAATATAAAAGTGAATTGATTGATCCGCCGCTTACAGAAAATTTTACCCTTGAAGAAGTGACAGGACGAAAACGGATTCCAAAGGGGCAGGTTTTCGTAATGGGTGACAATCGAAGAATCAGCAAGGACAGCCGGCATATCGGCACGGTCCCGGTTTCGGAAATTATGGGAGAAGCAAAACTCGTTTACTGGCCTCTTCCGGAAATGCGCATGGTGAAGTAAAGGAAGGTGTTA is a window encoding:
- the lepB gene encoding signal peptidase I, with amino-acid sequence MKKERKELFEWLKAIGLAIAIAFIIRHFLFSTVVVDGESMLPTLNPFDRMVVNKAGFSISGPKRFEIVVFHASKDEDYIKRIIGLPGETVEYKYDQLYINGKPVSEPYLKKYKSELIDPPLTENFTLEEVTGRKRIPKGQVFVMGDNRRISKDSRHIGTVPVSEIMGEAKLVYWPLPEMRMVK